AAATGGGGGAAACACAGATGGTTGGCTGGCTTTGGCGGAGCGAGCACGCCTACGTGCGACCGGCGGGGAAATGACACAAATGGGGGAAACACAGATGGTTGGCTGGCTTTGGCGGAGCGAGCACGCCCACGTGCGACCGGCGGAGAAATGACACAAATGGGGGAAACACAGATGGTTGGCTGGCTTTGGCGGAGCGAGCACGCCTACGTGCGACCGGCGGGGGAATGACACAAATGGGGGAAACACAGATGGTTGGCTGGCTTTGGCGGAGCGAGCACGCCCACGTGCGATTGGCGGGGGGATGACACAAATGGCGGAAACACGAATGGTTGGATTTTGATCCGCGAAGGGGGCGAAGAAGTTCGACCGGCGGGGCAATAACACAGAGGGCGGTTCGGATTCTCAGCACTGAAGAGCGACTTTGATGGCGCGCTGATGGCGCTTGTCGATGGCGGTGGTCAGGGCCTGGCGGTAGTCGGCCAGCGGGAAGCAATGGCTGAGCAGCGGCGCGGTTTGCAGCCATCCCGCCGCCATCCAGCGCATGGCCAGATCGAAGGTCGAGACGGTCTCGCCCTGCCACTCGACCACATCGTGGCCGACCGCGCCCACCAGGTTCACCTCCTGATACCACACCGGCGTCACATCCAGGTGCATCCGGTGCAGGTTGACGCCCACCAGCACCACCGTTCCCCCGGCTTTGGTCCAGCGCAAGGCGTTGTTCAGGGTGATGGGGATCCCCACCACGTCGAAAATGGCGTCGAAGCCGCCCATCAGCATCCGGTTTCCCGCCCGCCCGCTGTAGACCCGCGCTCCCGTCAGCTCCACCGTCTTGAGATAGCCGTCGTCACCGGTGAGGAAGACGTGCTGCGCCCCGAACTCCTTCGCTAATTCGGCCTGCCAGGGGAACTCGGCCAGGGCGACGAGGGTGCAGCCAGGCTGGAGATGGCGCAAGACCTGGAGCAGCAGGAAGCCGATCGTGCCACAACCGAGGACGAGCACCGTCTCGCCGGGCCGGGGGATGTGGCGATGGGCGGCGTGGATGGCGACGGCGGCCGGTTCGGTGAAGATGGCCTGGTCGTCGGTGAGGGCGGGGAGGACGGGGACAAGGGTGGCAGCGGGGGTGATGAAGCTATCGCCGAAGCCGCCGCCGACCGCTTCGTGCTCTTTTGGCTCCGAGGCGATCTCGCAGAGGACGCGATGGCCGCAGGCGCAGGCCGGGCAAAGGGGCCGGCGGCCACGGGCCAGGCAGTCATCGGCCCGGCCCCAGCGCACCACCCGGTCGCCGACGCGAAACCCGCGCACGGCTGGCCCCGCCTCCACGATCTCGCCCACCATTTCGTGGCCCAGGTAGATGCGCCGGTGC
This sequence is a window from Caldilineales bacterium. Protein-coding genes within it:
- a CDS encoding zinc-binding dehydrogenase, which encodes MRTLYLEPTPARFALTKALARLTPAAYFAPTSPLRLAEFADPPLPAPDWVRVRNRLCGICGSDLHQIFLDASLDVAPTALPAHRRIYLGHEMVGEIVEAGPAVRGFRVGDRVVRWGRADDCLARGRRPLCPACACGHRVLCEIASEPKEHEAVGGGFGDSFITPAATLVPVLPALTDDQAIFTEPAAVAIHAAHRHIPRPGETVLVLGCGTIGFLLLQVLRHLQPGCTLVALAEFPWQAELAKEFGAQHVFLTGDDGYLKTVELTGARVYSGRAGNRMLMGGFDAIFDVVGIPITLNNALRWTKAGGTVVLVGVNLHRMHLDVTPVWYQEVNLVGAVGHDVVEWQGETVSTFDLAMRWMAAGWLQTAPLLSHCFPLADYRQALTTAIDKRHQRAIKVALQC